The sequence TGGCCAGCAGTACCTCGAAGCCCTTGCGCATCAGGCGCCGCGACAGCATGTCGCGGTTCATCTCGTTGTCTTCAACCAGCAGGATGCGCTTCATGACGCGACTCCCGCACCGGTCTCGGCGCGCACTCCGGTGATCGAGTAGACGGTCACTTCCGCGGCCATGCCCTTGGGTTGGGCGGTAAAACGGCGTCCCGTTTCCACCGCGCCGCCAACCTCCCCGATGGTGCTGGCCGATGCGAGTATCTCGCCGCCGGCCGTATAGGATTCGATGCGCGCGGTGAGATTGACGGTGTGCCCGACCACTCCATATTTGCTGCGCCGCTCGGAACCGATATTGCCGGCCACCACCTCACCGCTGTTCAGCCCGATGCCGATGCTGATCGGCGGCAAACCCAGTTCATGGTTGCGCCGGTTGATCCCCTCGACTGCCTCCTGCATGCGCAACGCGCAGACGATGGCCCGCAGTGCGTCATCCTCGCGGGTGACCGGGGCGCCGAAAATGGCAAGGATGCCATCGCCGATGAACTCGTCCACGGTGCCGTGATGTTCCATGATGATCTCCGACATCACGCCCAGGTAGTTGTTGAGCAGTTGCACCACCTGCCCGGGTTCGTGGCGCTCGCAGATCAGGCTGAAATTGCGGATATCGGCCATCAATATCGTGACCCGGCAACTGCTGCCGCCGAGATTCAGTCCCTGCGGGGTCTCGAGCAGCGCATCGACGATCTCGTCGGAGAGATAACGGCCGAAGGTGTTGCGGATGAAGCGCTCGTTGCGTTCCAGTTCGCGCCGGTACGCCTCTTCGCGATCATGCCAGCGTTTGCGCTGCAGCCCGGCATTCAGGCGCGCCTGCAGCAGTGTCGGGTTGAAGGGCTTGTTGAGATAGTCCTCGGCACCGGCCTCGATGCAGCGGATGACACCGCCGGTCTCGCTGAAACCGGAGACGATGATCACCGGTACCGCGCGCAGGCGCGGATCCGCCTTGATTTGCTGCAGTACTTCCAGGCCACTCATCCCGGGCATGATCAGGTCGAGAAACACCAGGTCAACCGTGGTGTCCTCGAGGATTGCCATGGCCTCCGGGCCCGAGGCGGCCGTCAGCACGCGATGCCCCTGGCGCAGCAGGTAGCGGGTCAGCAACTCGCGGCTTTGTTCGCTGTCGTCGATGACCAGCAGCCGGCCGCCCGGCGTGCCCGCTTGCTGTTCGGACCCGGTGAGCGGGTGCTGCGTCGCCCCGGGTCCGGCGCGCGGTTCCCCGGCGAGCACCTCGCCCACCGTGTTGCGCAGATCCTCGAGCGCGCGCGCGAGATCGGGGTGCAACTCGGCGGCGTGATCCTCGACCAGGAGTTCCACGTAGCCGCTGATCGCCCCCAGATGGTTGCGCAGGTCGTGCAGCAGTCGCTGGTGGTCGGGCTTGTCTTGTTGCGGCGCGAGACTGTCGGCGGCGCGCGCGGCCGCAAGGCTGCATTTCTCGAGGTCGGGCAGCAGGGCGGGTGCGTGCAGGTCTTCGGCCAGGGAAATCGCGTAGGCGACCTGCCGCTCGATCGAGCCGATGGCGGACAGCAGCGAGACGGGATCGGCGGTTTCGGTGGCGGACATGTGCGGCCTTCGGCTGACGAAGTCTCTTTTATACCCGCATTGGGTGTGCGCAGGAAACCCTGCCCCGGGGCCTCATAGGGTAACCACGAGCCGATGGAGAACATGCCAGGACGGGGTCAGGGGCGATGCGATGATGGTGCTTTGGCCGGGGAACCTTGTGCTATAGTTCCCCGGAGTTGTCGGAGTGACGAAAATCTGCGCGTGACCGGGAGGTCGGAACCGCATGTCGATGCTACCAAAGGTGGAGTTGTTTGCGGGCCTGTCGGAGGACGAACAGGCCGCGCTCGAGGGTTCCTGCGTTACCCGAAACTATCCGCGAAATACCGTGGTGATCAACGAAAACGATTTCGCGGATTCGCTGTACGTGATCGAAAGTGGACGGGTGAAGGTCTATTGCAGCGACAAGAACGGCAAGGAATACATCATGAACACCCTTGGGCCGGGTGACTACTTCGGCGAGCTGGCCCTGCTCGACGATGACCGGCGCTCGGCCTCGGTGCGCACGCTCGAGAAATCGACCTTCACGATCATGTTCAAGGACGAGTTCCACGCAACCATGGGGCGGCACCCGAATATCGCCCAGACGCTGATGCGCAATCTCACCCGACGGGTGCGCAAGCTCACCGAAAACGTCAAGAGCCTGGCACTGCAGGATGTCTACGGACGGGTCACCAAGGTGCTGATGACGCTCGCGGAACCGCGCGGCGACAAGCTCTATATCGAGGAGCGTCTCACCCAGCAGGACATTGCCGACCGGGTCGGTGCGTCACGCGAAATGGTGGCGCGGATCCTCAAGGACCTGGCCATCGGCGAGTACATCAGTTTCGAAGGCAAGAACATCATCATCAACGGCAAGCTGCCCACCAGCTACTGAGCCGTTCGCGTAACTATTCACGAGCCTGGCGGCCTTTTCAGGCGTGGGCGCGATGTTATAGTCCGGTCATCGATGCATTCAGCCCCACGGGCCACTGTACATCACGATAGCCATGACCGGACGCAAGACAGAACATACCTGGTGGCAGGAGATCACCCGCAGCGATCGCTTCAACGGCGTCGAGTGGCTGTTGCTGGGCGTATCGGCATTTGCCCTTGCCGGTGCGCTGATGGTGCTGACGCAGGTGCTGGTCTGAGCTTGGGCTCAGCTCTCGGCACTGCCGAAAACGTCCAGAAGGTCCTCGCACAGACGATCGAGTTCCAGTGACATCAGGGCGAAATCCGCATCGAAGCGTGCGGCTGCGTCCAGTTCCTCGTCGTTGCCGCTCTCGCGTTGCACGATTTCCGCGAACTTCAACCCCTTCAGCGCCAGGTCCTCGGCGAGCACGAAGTTGAGCCGGTCGTTCCAGCACAGGCCCAGCCCGTTGACCTGCTTGCCGGCCTCGAGATGGCCGCGGACCTCCTGGGTGGCCAGCTCCTGCTGGCGGCAGCGCACCACATTGGCCTGGTGCAGGGTGTCGCGCATATCGACGTGCTGGCCGAGGCGAAATGGCCGTGGCAGCCTTCCTCCGGCCAGCCAGCGGGTCATCAACTCGGTCGGGTTGTGCTTGGGTACCAGGGGCTTGATCGGCAAGCGCCCGATGCTGTCGCGCAGCAGGTTGAGCAGATCCTCGGCCTTGGCCGGCGTGGCGGCATCCACCAGCAACAGCTCGCGTCGCGCGGCCAGGAACGCACCGGTCTGGTAAGAGCGGGTCAGCGCCCGTGGCAGCAGGGTCTGGATCACATCGTCCTTCAGGTCGGCACGTTCGCGGCGTCCGAGCTTGCGCGCTTCCCGGGTTTCCAGATCGAGGATTTTCTCGTCCAGCACCTCGCGTATCGCCGCGGGCGGCAGCAGCCGTTGCTGGGTACGGGCGCACAGCAGGTGAAAATCGCCGATCGTGTGCACCAGCTGCGCGGTGTTGGGCCCCATCGGCGGCACCCAGCCCATGCGCGAGGATTCCATCCCGGAGCAGGGCCGAAACGCCGATTCGAGCAATTTTTCGCCGAGTTCCCCGATCGGGCAGGGCAATGCTTCGCTGAGACGGTAGATACGCAGGTTCTTGAACCACATGGTCGGGGCCGGGCTGTTGCGAGGGCTGCGGATTATGGACGAACGTGCTGCCGATGACCACGCGCAATTGGTACCCCGATGAAGCCTCCACTACAATGCCCGGGTCCCGGAACCAGAAGAGTGCATGCCTGTGTGGGAGCTGATCAAATCCGGTGGCTGGCTGATGCTGCCGATCATTGCCTGCTCGATAGGCGCGGTTGCCATCGCCATCGAGCGCTGGTGGACACTGGATTACCACAAGGTGGTGCCGCGCAACACGCTGGCCGAATTGTGGGACTGGATCCGCAAGAACGAACTCAGCGCCGAGCGGCTGCGCGGTCTCAAGCTTTCCTCGCCGCTCGGGCGCATTCTGGCCGCAGGCATCAGCAACTCGCACCATGGGCGCGAGGTAATGAAAGAGAGCATCCAGGAAGCCGCCAGCCACGTGATCCATGATCTCGAGCGTTATCTCAACACGCTCGGCACCATTGCCGCGATCACCCCGCTGCTCGGTTTGCTCGGCACCGTGGTTGGCATGATCCAGGTGTTTTCCGACGTGATGCTGCACGGCACCGGCAATGCCGAGCTGCTGGCCGGGGGGATCTCCAAGGCGCTGATCACCACCGCGGCCGGGCTGAGCGTGGCGATCCCCTCGCTGATCGTGCACCGTCATTTCCTGCGCCGTGTCGATACCATCGTGGTGGGGCTGGAGCAGGAGTCGATCAAACTGGTCGATGCGATGCACGGCGGTCGCCCGGTGGATGTGAAAGAGAGCCGCGCCAGGTGAAGTTCCAGCGCAAGCAGCGCGTGGAGAGCGGCATCGATGTGACGCCGCTGATCGATGTCGTGTTCCTGATGCTGATTTTCTTCATGGTCTCGACCACGTTCACGCGCGAAGCGCATCTGCAACTGACGCTTCCCGAGGCCGATGCGACCCCTTCGGTGGACGAAGGCGAGCGCCTGGAGATCATCGTCAGCGCGACCGGTACCTACGCCCTGAACGGCAAGGTGCTGGTCAACACCCAGATCGAGACGGTGATGGCGGCGCTGCGCGATCAGTCGGGCGGCGATACCGCACAACCGCTGGTGATCACCGCCGATGCCAAGGCGACGCACGAGCTGGTGGTGCGGGTGATGGACGCGGCGGGGAGACTCGGCTTCGTGAACCTGAGCATCACCACGCGCCTGCCTGACGAGGGCGGTTGAGGCGCGGCCCCGGCTCCATCGACCACCACCCTGCGAGGACCGACCAGTGAGCTTTACGGTAGTGATTCCCGCGCGTTTTGCTTCGACCCGTCTGCCGGGCAAGCCGTTGCTCGAAATTGCCGGACGACCGATGCTCCGCCACGTCTACGAAAGGGCCTGCGCCTGTGCCGCCGGCCGCGTGGTGATCGCCACCGACGACGAGCGGATCCGCAGCGCGGCCGAGGCCTTTGGTGCCGAGGTCTGCATGACCTCGGCCGAGCATCCGTCCGGCACTGACCGGCTGCAGGAGGCGGTGGCCGCGCTGGGCCTGCCCGAGGAGGCGATCGTGGTGAACGTGCAGGGCGATGAGCCGTTGATACCGCCGCAGGTGATCGACCAGGTGGCGGCCAATCTCGCCGCGCACCGCGACTGCGGCATCGCCACCCTGTGCGAGCCACTGAGTGAACTCGCGCAGTTCAACGATCCGAATGTGGTCAAGGTGGTGCGCGGCGAGAACGGGCGCGCGCTGTACTTCAGTCGTGCCCCGGTGCCCTGGCCGCGCGATGCGTTCGCGCGTTCGCGCGATCGCATGCCCGCGGGCTTTCATGCGCTGCGTCATGTTGGCATCTACGCCTACCGGGTGGAATTTCTCAACCACTTCGTCAACTGGCGGGTGGGTTACCTGGAGGCGCTGGAGTCGCTGGAGCAATTGCGCGCGCTCGAACACGGCGTCGGGATTCACGTGGACGAAGCCTGCGTCGCGATACCCGCGGGTGTCGATACGCCGGGCGACCTCGAGCGGGTCAACCGCCTGCTGGCCGGCGCGCGCCGCTGATCATGGAAGTTCTCGAGAACGCGTCGCTCACGCATTGCAATACCCTGAGGCTCGAGTCACGCGCGCGCTGCCTGGTGGCGGTGGATTCGCCGGATACGCTGCGCGAAGTGCTGGCGCTGGCGCGCAGGCGCGCACTGGCGCTGCGGGTGCTCGGCGGTGGCAGCAACGTGGTGCTGCGCGAGCATATCGATGCCCTGGTGCTGCTGATGCGTCTGCAGGGGCAGGAGTTGTTGCAGAGCTCGGACCAGCGGGTGGTGGTGCGCGTGGCGGCCGGTGTACCGTGGCACGCGTTCGTGCTCGATTGTCATCGGCGCGGCTGGTACGGACTGGAAAACCTCGCCCTGATACCGGGAACGGTTGGCGCCGCGCCGCTGCAGAATATCGGTGCCTACGGGGTGGAGATCGGCGAATTCGTGCGCGAGGTCGCGGCCTTCGATCGCGCCTCGGGAGATGCCGTCACGCTCGATCACGCGGCGTGCCGGTTCGCTTACCGTCACAGCATCTTCAAGGGCGAACTGGCCGAGCAGCTGGTGATCGGCTCGGTGACGCTCGACATTCCGATCGCGCGTGCGCCGCGCAGCGACTATCCGGTCCTGCGTGAAAAACTGCAGGCAATCGAATCGCCCGCGGCGGGGGATGTGCTGCGCGCGGTGATCGCCATCCGCCAGGCGCGTCTGCCCGATCCGGCGGTGTTGCCCAACGCAGGAAGTTTTTTCAAGAATCCGGTCATCGACGAGCAGCAATTCGCACGCTTGCGTGTGCGTGCTCCCGGCGTGGTGCATTGGCCCTACCAGGGTGCGGTGAAACTCGCCGCCGCCTGGCTGGTCGACCAGGCGGGATGGAAAGCTCATCGCAGCGGTGATGCCGGTGTGCATGCCAACCAGGCCCTGGTGCTGGTGAACCATGCGCATGCCCGCGCCAGCGATATGCTGGCGCTTGCGGCACGCATCCAGGCATCGGTCAGCGAGCGCTTTGGCGTCGAGCTCGAACTCGAGCCCGCGGTGTATTGAATGAGTGTCACGGTGCGCCACGCGCACGGCGAGCGCATCCCGATCGATGACGGAGGACTGCTGCTGTTTGGCGACGCCTTTGCGAGTGACGGCGCGCAGCTGATGGAGTCGCTGCTCGTCGATGTGCGCTGGACCCGGCATCGATTGCAGCTGTTCGGGAAACGCATCGATGCGCCGCGCCTCAGCGCCTGGCACGCCGAGCCGGGGTGCAACTACCGCTATTCGGGTCTCGACCTCGAGCCCGAGCCCCTCGATCGTGCATTGTGTGCCATGCGTGAGCGCATCGAGCGGCTGACCGGCCAGGTGTTCAACAGCGTGTTGCTGAATCTCTATCGCGACGGACAGGACAGCATGTCCTGGCACAGTGACGACGAGCCGGAGCTGGGACCGGCGCCGGTCATCGCGTCGCTGAGTCTCGGCGCCACGCGCCACTTCCGTCTGCGCCGGCGCGGACAAACGCGTACCACGCTCAGCCTCGATCTCGAAGGCGGATCGCTGCTGCTGATGGAGGCGCCGCTGCAGCAACACTGGCAGCACTGCATCCCGAAGACCCGCCGGCAAACGGGCCCGCGCATCAACCTTACGTGGCGGCAAATCCTGCCGCATTCCAGTTCGCCGGTGAGTCTGACCCGAATGGGTCAATGATCGATTCGCGCGCGAGAAATCGCTGGACAGTATTCGCGCGGCTGTAATATTTTCGCTCTCCCTGTTTCCGCAAGCGCCACCGAGCAGGCAGTACCGCGGCGTTCCTTGCACCAGTCGGAGGGATTCGGCATGGGCACTGCAGCTTCCGAGCACGCCATTTCCGTGCTGATGGTCGATGATCACGACATCGTGCGTCGTGGCATCGCGAGCACGCTGGGGGAAATCCCCGATATACGCATTCTCGGCGAGGCAGCCTCGGGCGAGGAGGCCATCCGGCTCGCACGCAGCCTGTGTCCCGACGTGGTGCTGATGGATCTGCGCATGCCGGGTATCGGTGGACTGGAAGCCGCACGCCGAATTCATATCGCGCTGCCCGCGACCCGCATCGTCGCGGTGACTGCCTGGGATGCCGAACCGCCGCAGCGCTTGCACAAGAGCGGAATTTCCGCCTGTGTCGGCAAGAACGTGGCACGGGCCGAACTCGAGGCGGTGATTCGCCGCGTCTGCGAGGGGCGGCGAAGCGCGGCGTGCGCGGTCGCGACGGCGCAGGTGGACGCAGGCACAGCAAATCCCTTCGATCTCCTGACGGGCCGCGAAATGCAGGTTTGCGCACTGATGCTGACCGGCGAGAAAGCGGTGCAGATCGCCCGCGAGCTGTTCATCACCACCAAGACCGTGCACACCTTCCGCTACCGGATTTTCGAGAAACTCGGTGTCAACGGCGAGGTGGGGCTGACCAGGCTCGCGGCCTGCCACGGGGTGATAGGCGCACAACCGGCCTGAAGGCTGCGGCTATAATCCCGGCTGCCGCCGCGCAGCGGGCGCGGCTTCCTGCGGGAACTCACGATGACCGGCTTCGATGCCGCATCCTATGTGCGCAACCTCACCGAATTGCCGGGCGTCTACCAGATGTACGACGCCAGTGGTGCGCTGCTTTATGTCGGCAAGGCGCGCAATCTGCGCAAGCGCGTGGCGAGCTATTTCCGCGACAGCGGGCAGGGCGCCAGGACCGAGGCGCTGGTAGCACGTATCGCGGAGATCCAGGTCACCGTTACCGGCAGCGAAACCGGTGCGCTGCTGCTCGAGCAGAACCTGATCAAGAGCCAGCACCCACCGTTCAATATCCTGTTGCGCGACGATAAATCCTATCCGTACATATTCCTGTCGCAGGGGGAGCAGTTTCCACGGCTGGGTTTTCATCGTGGCGCCAAGCGCGCGAACGGGCGTTATTTCGGCCCTTTTCCCAGCTCCTCGGCGGTTCGCGAGAGCCTGAACCTGCTGCAGAAAGTGTTTCGCGTGCGCCAGTGCGAGGACAGTTTTTTCCGCAATCGCTCGCGCCCCTGCCTGCAGTACCAGATACAGCGTTGCTCGGGCCCCTGCGTGGGCCTGGTGGATGAGGCCGAATATGCCGAGTCCGTGCATGACACCGCATTGTTTCTCGAGGGCAAGAGCACGGTGCTCGCAAGCGAGTTGGCCGACCGGATGGAGCGGGCCGCGGCGGCACTCGAGTTCGAGCGCGCCGCCGTGCTGCGCGACCAGATCAGGCATCTGCAGGCGGTGCGCGAAAAGCAGTTCATCGAGAGTGGTGACGGCATCATCGACGTGATTGCCGCGGCCGCCGGCCCCGGAGCGGCCTGCGTACAGGCGTTGTTCGTGCGTGATGGCCGTATTCTCGGCAGCAAAAGCTATTTTCCGCGCTGTCGCATCGAGGAATCGGCGGCCGAGGTGCTGGCCGCGTTCGTGCCCCAGTTTTATTTCGGCGCCCGGGGCGAACGGCAGATTCCCGCCGAAATCCTCGTCAGCGAGCAGCTCGAGGACGCCGATCTGCTGAGCGAAGCCCTGGCCGGGGCGGCCGGGCGCAAGGTCGCCGTCAGCACCCGGGTGCGTGCCTCGCGCGCGCAGTGGCTGAAACTTGCCGTGCAGACCGCGCAGCAGAACCTCGGCGGCTTTCTCGCCAGCCGCCAGCGCATGCACGAACAACTCGCCGAGCTCCAGGACGCATTGGGTCTCGAGGCGGTGCCTGAACGTATCGAATGTTTCGACATCAGTCACAGCGCCGGCGAGCTGGCGGTGGCATCCTGCGTGGTGTTCGATGGCGGTGGTCCGCTCAAATCCGATTACCGGCGCTTCAATATCGAGGACATCACACCCGGTGACGATTACGCGGCGATGCGCCAGGCACTCGAGCGCCGCTATACGCGGCTCAAATCGGGCGAGGGCAGACTTCCCGACCTGTT comes from Gammaproteobacteria bacterium and encodes:
- a CDS encoding MotA/TolQ/ExbB proton channel family protein, which codes for MWELIKSGGWLMLPIIACSIGAVAIAIERWWTLDYHKVVPRNTLAELWDWIRKNELSAERLRGLKLSSPLGRILAAGISNSHHGREVMKESIQEAASHVIHDLERYLNTLGTIAAITPLLGLLGTVVGMIQVFSDVMLHGTGNAELLAGGISKALITTAAGLSVAIPSLIVHRHFLRRVDTIVVGLEQESIKLVDAMHGGRPVDVKESRAR
- a CDS encoding response regulator, translating into MSATETADPVSLLSAIGSIERQVAYAISLAEDLHAPALLPDLEKCSLAAARAADSLAPQQDKPDHQRLLHDLRNHLGAISGYVELLVEDHAAELHPDLARALEDLRNTVGEVLAGEPRAGPGATQHPLTGSEQQAGTPGGRLLVIDDSEQSRELLTRYLLRQGHRVLTAASGPEAMAILEDTTVDLVFLDLIMPGMSGLEVLQQIKADPRLRAVPVIIVSGFSETGGVIRCIEAGAEDYLNKPFNPTLLQARLNAGLQRKRWHDREEAYRRELERNERFIRNTFGRYLSDEIVDALLETPQGLNLGGSSCRVTILMADIRNFSLICERHEPGQVVQLLNNYLGVMSEIIMEHHGTVDEFIGDGILAIFGAPVTREDDALRAIVCALRMQEAVEGINRRNHELGLPPISIGIGLNSGEVVAGNIGSERRSKYGVVGHTVNLTARIESYTAGGEILASASTIGEVGGAVETGRRFTAQPKGMAAEVTVYSITGVRAETGAGVAS
- a CDS encoding biopolymer transporter ExbD, with translation MKFQRKQRVESGIDVTPLIDVVFLMLIFFMVSTTFTREAHLQLTLPEADATPSVDEGERLEIIVSATGTYALNGKVLVNTQIETVMAALRDQSGGDTAQPLVITADAKATHELVVRVMDAAGRLGFVNLSITTRLPDEGG
- the murB gene encoding UDP-N-acetylmuramate dehydrogenase encodes the protein MIMEVLENASLTHCNTLRLESRARCLVAVDSPDTLREVLALARRRALALRVLGGGSNVVLREHIDALVLLMRLQGQELLQSSDQRVVVRVAAGVPWHAFVLDCHRRGWYGLENLALIPGTVGAAPLQNIGAYGVEIGEFVREVAAFDRASGDAVTLDHAACRFAYRHSIFKGELAEQLVIGSVTLDIPIARAPRSDYPVLREKLQAIESPAAGDVLRAVIAIRQARLPDPAVLPNAGSFFKNPVIDEQQFARLRVRAPGVVHWPYQGAVKLAAAWLVDQAGWKAHRSGDAGVHANQALVLVNHAHARASDMLALAARIQASVSERFGVELELEPAVY
- a CDS encoding recombination-associated protein RdgC, which codes for MWFKNLRIYRLSEALPCPIGELGEKLLESAFRPCSGMESSRMGWVPPMGPNTAQLVHTIGDFHLLCARTQQRLLPPAAIREVLDEKILDLETREARKLGRRERADLKDDVIQTLLPRALTRSYQTGAFLAARRELLLVDAATPAKAEDLLNLLRDSIGRLPIKPLVPKHNPTELMTRWLAGGRLPRPFRLGQHVDMRDTLHQANVVRCRQQELATQEVRGHLEAGKQVNGLGLCWNDRLNFVLAEDLALKGLKFAEIVQRESGNDEELDAAARFDADFALMSLELDRLCEDLLDVFGSAES
- a CDS encoding alpha-ketoglutarate-dependent dioxygenase AlkB — translated: MSVTVRHAHGERIPIDDGGLLLFGDAFASDGAQLMESLLVDVRWTRHRLQLFGKRIDAPRLSAWHAEPGCNYRYSGLDLEPEPLDRALCAMRERIERLTGQVFNSVLLNLYRDGQDSMSWHSDDEPELGPAPVIASLSLGATRHFRLRRRGQTRTTLSLDLEGGSLLLMEAPLQQHWQHCIPKTRRQTGPRINLTWRQILPHSSSPVSLTRMGQ
- the kdsB gene encoding 3-deoxy-manno-octulosonate cytidylyltransferase, with translation MSFTVVIPARFASTRLPGKPLLEIAGRPMLRHVYERACACAAGRVVIATDDERIRSAAEAFGAEVCMTSAEHPSGTDRLQEAVAALGLPEEAIVVNVQGDEPLIPPQVIDQVAANLAAHRDCGIATLCEPLSELAQFNDPNVVKVVRGENGRALYFSRAPVPWPRDAFARSRDRMPAGFHALRHVGIYAYRVEFLNHFVNWRVGYLEALESLEQLRALEHGVGIHVDEACVAIPAGVDTPGDLERVNRLLAGARR
- the uvrC gene encoding excinuclease ABC subunit UvrC, which translates into the protein MTGFDAASYVRNLTELPGVYQMYDASGALLYVGKARNLRKRVASYFRDSGQGARTEALVARIAEIQVTVTGSETGALLLEQNLIKSQHPPFNILLRDDKSYPYIFLSQGEQFPRLGFHRGAKRANGRYFGPFPSSSAVRESLNLLQKVFRVRQCEDSFFRNRSRPCLQYQIQRCSGPCVGLVDEAEYAESVHDTALFLEGKSTVLASELADRMERAAAALEFERAAVLRDQIRHLQAVREKQFIESGDGIIDVIAAAAGPGAACVQALFVRDGRILGSKSYFPRCRIEESAAEVLAAFVPQFYFGARGERQIPAEILVSEQLEDADLLSEALAGAAGRKVAVSTRVRASRAQWLKLAVQTAQQNLGGFLASRQRMHEQLAELQDALGLEAVPERIECFDISHSAGELAVASCVVFDGGGPLKSDYRRFNIEDITPGDDYAAMRQALERRYTRLKSGEGRLPDLLLIDGGKGQMSEALKVLEELQIEGVTVVAVAKGTTRRPGLETLVVGLERRERVLAPDSTALHLIQQVRDEAHRFAISALQKRRGKKSRASPLEGIAGVGPKRRRELLRYFGGLQGIERASLEELVRVPTISRRIAEDVYAAFHNQ
- a CDS encoding response regulator, whose amino-acid sequence is MGTAASEHAISVLMVDDHDIVRRGIASTLGEIPDIRILGEAASGEEAIRLARSLCPDVVLMDLRMPGIGGLEAARRIHIALPATRIVAVTAWDAEPPQRLHKSGISACVGKNVARAELEAVIRRVCEGRRSAACAVATAQVDAGTANPFDLLTGREMQVCALMLTGEKAVQIARELFITTKTVHTFRYRIFEKLGVNGEVGLTRLAACHGVIGAQPA
- a CDS encoding Crp/Fnr family transcriptional regulator, which codes for MLPKVELFAGLSEDEQAALEGSCVTRNYPRNTVVINENDFADSLYVIESGRVKVYCSDKNGKEYIMNTLGPGDYFGELALLDDDRRSASVRTLEKSTFTIMFKDEFHATMGRHPNIAQTLMRNLTRRVRKLTENVKSLALQDVYGRVTKVLMTLAEPRGDKLYIEERLTQQDIADRVGASREMVARILKDLAIGEYISFEGKNIIINGKLPTSY